A single Phytohabitans houttuyneae DNA region contains:
- a CDS encoding amidohydrolase family protein, producing MTAFPPGPVDLHQHVIPRGYVERLTAIGVQAQPGIPFPTWDRARALAALDDLGIAVAVVSTASPGYYFGDQDFATALVRDTNDELAELTRDPRFLAFAAVPLPSADAAVAEVRRLAGVPGFAGVSLLTNYAGRYPGDPSFDPLLAELDALNAIVHIHPTLPPWWPEGAIDLRPSLLEYVFDTSRALTNLMLSGAVDRYPGISWVFSHCGGVLPYISRRLEIAEPLPELAQVKGVVATMARLGYDSALSASGSGLGGLLGVVPADQVVLGTDYPFVDEETVREEFRRLDTFAQVGGVAGLGANSRALIGLDSRSEITIQRNGKGPTR from the coding sequence ATGACAGCCTTTCCGCCAGGGCCGGTCGACCTGCACCAGCACGTCATCCCGCGCGGCTACGTCGAGCGGCTGACCGCGATCGGCGTACAGGCACAGCCCGGGATCCCGTTTCCCACCTGGGATCGGGCCCGGGCGCTGGCCGCGCTGGACGACCTCGGCATCGCGGTCGCGGTCGTCTCCACCGCCTCACCCGGGTACTACTTCGGCGACCAGGACTTCGCGACCGCCCTGGTGCGGGACACCAACGACGAGCTGGCCGAGCTGACGAGAGATCCGCGGTTTCTCGCGTTCGCCGCGGTGCCGCTGCCTTCGGCCGACGCCGCGGTCGCGGAGGTGCGGCGGCTCGCCGGCGTACCGGGATTCGCGGGCGTCAGCCTGCTCACCAACTACGCCGGCCGCTACCCGGGCGATCCGTCCTTCGACCCGCTGCTGGCCGAGCTCGACGCGCTGAACGCGATCGTGCACATCCACCCGACACTGCCGCCGTGGTGGCCCGAGGGTGCCATCGACCTTCGCCCGTCGTTGCTGGAGTACGTCTTCGACACGAGCCGGGCACTGACCAACCTGATGCTTTCCGGCGCTGTCGACAGGTACCCGGGGATCTCCTGGGTCTTCTCGCACTGCGGCGGTGTGCTGCCCTACATCTCGCGCCGGCTGGAGATCGCCGAGCCGCTGCCGGAGCTGGCCCAGGTCAAAGGCGTCGTCGCGACGATGGCGCGGCTGGGCTACGACTCGGCGCTGTCGGCCAGCGGATCGGGGCTCGGCGGCCTGCTCGGCGTCGTGCCCGCCGACCAGGTGGTGCTGGGTACCGACTACCCGTTCGTCGACGAGGAGACGGTCCGCGAGGAGTTCCGGCGGCTGGACACCTTCGCGCAGGTCGGTGGCGTGGCCGGACTCGGCGCCAACTCACGTGCGCTGATCGGGCTCGACAGCCGCTCAGAAATCACGATCCAGCGAAACGGAAAGGGACCGACACGGTGA
- a CDS encoding DJ-1/PfpI family protein codes for MSLSGRTIAVLAGEGYQELELWYPVLRAREAGADVAVVTSEPAGVTSHLGYPLIPVGQDTDPDRFDAVVVAGTVTGVPALSEAQTKVLRAAEAGSKPIYTLGTAGQVEAAGAQRFASADALPELMRALVSDLSPSGVSA; via the coding sequence ATGTCGCTGAGCGGAAGGACCATCGCCGTGCTGGCCGGTGAGGGATATCAGGAACTCGAGCTGTGGTACCCGGTGCTGCGGGCGCGCGAGGCGGGGGCCGACGTCGCGGTCGTGACGTCCGAGCCCGCGGGGGTCACCAGCCACCTCGGCTACCCGCTGATCCCGGTCGGCCAGGACACCGACCCGGACCGGTTCGACGCGGTCGTCGTCGCGGGCACGGTGACCGGCGTCCCGGCGCTGTCCGAGGCGCAGACGAAAGTATTGCGGGCGGCCGAGGCGGGGTCCAAACCCATCTACACCCTCGGCACCGCGGGCCAGGTGGAGGCGGCCGGCGCGCAGCGGTTTGCGTCCGCGGACGCACTGCCTGAGCTGATGAGGGCCCTGGTTTCCGATCTGTCCCCGAGTGGGGTGAGCGCATGA
- a CDS encoding GlcG/HbpS family heme-binding protein — protein sequence MTRQITTIDCQTAQRVAAAVVAEATGRRVAVAVVVTDPAGEPIAVVRMDGANAVALRLATDKAYTAVAFGAPSHHWAEATAPGGVDWGMANAAGGRILVLPGGLPIRAGGQVVGAVGVSGAAPPVDLACAEAGCAALEAA from the coding sequence ATGACCAGACAGATCACGACAATCGACTGCCAGACCGCGCAGCGCGTTGCCGCGGCGGTCGTCGCGGAGGCCACCGGCCGCCGGGTCGCCGTGGCGGTCGTGGTGACCGATCCGGCCGGCGAGCCGATCGCGGTCGTACGGATGGACGGCGCCAACGCTGTCGCGCTGCGCCTCGCCACCGACAAGGCGTACACGGCGGTGGCCTTCGGCGCGCCCAGCCACCACTGGGCGGAGGCGACCGCACCCGGCGGGGTCGACTGGGGGATGGCCAACGCCGCCGGTGGCCGGATTCTCGTGCTTCCCGGCGGGCTGCCGATCCGGGCCGGCGGTCAGGTGGTCGGCGCGGTCGGCGTGAGCGGCGCGGCACCGCCCGTCGACCTCGCGTGTGCCGAAGCCGGCTGCGCCGCACTGGAGGCCGCATGA
- a CDS encoding C45 family autoproteolytic acyltransferase/hydolase: protein MTSSHSFPHYRVSGPPRERGRAYGAVARREIESSMVGYARVFDHYQGWSWPEVQRRARGFLPVIADFSPAIADELAGIAEGANLQIEDVLALNTRSELMFGSGSAIEPLECTAFCLTPEATRTRTYIAGQNWDWISHARQTSVVLEVRRDDGPDFVTVVEAGLLAKVGFNSAGVGLCTNTLISSHSEGKTAVPYHVLLRSVLDSDSGKHAADRIAETDRAISANYLVFDRSGFCTDIETTPVAGGYRRLSPTGGVLTHANHFLTAELTERDVYLARKKHTVDRLRAIDGQLRGRREHTIETLKAALADHTYEPNSVCQHPNANMPEAERTCTVAGIIIDVEEAALHVAPGNPCTTPWSNYHIGM, encoded by the coding sequence GTGACCTCATCGCACTCGTTCCCGCACTACCGCGTCAGCGGGCCGCCACGCGAGCGGGGCCGGGCCTACGGAGCCGTGGCGCGACGCGAGATCGAGAGCTCGATGGTCGGCTACGCGCGGGTCTTCGACCACTACCAGGGCTGGTCCTGGCCCGAGGTGCAGCGCCGGGCGCGCGGCTTCCTGCCGGTGATCGCCGACTTCTCCCCCGCGATCGCCGACGAGCTGGCCGGCATCGCCGAGGGCGCCAACCTCCAGATCGAGGACGTCCTCGCACTCAACACCCGCAGCGAGCTGATGTTCGGCAGCGGCAGCGCGATCGAGCCGTTGGAGTGCACCGCCTTCTGCCTCACGCCGGAGGCGACACGCACCCGCACGTACATCGCGGGGCAGAACTGGGACTGGATCTCACACGCCCGGCAGACTTCGGTGGTGCTGGAGGTGCGGCGAGACGACGGCCCGGACTTCGTGACCGTCGTGGAGGCCGGCCTGCTGGCCAAGGTGGGCTTCAACTCGGCCGGCGTCGGGCTGTGCACCAACACGTTGATCAGCAGCCACTCCGAGGGCAAGACGGCGGTGCCCTACCACGTACTGCTGCGGTCGGTGCTGGACAGCGACTCCGGCAAGCACGCGGCCGACCGGATCGCCGAGACGGACCGGGCCATCTCCGCCAACTACCTGGTCTTCGACCGCAGCGGCTTCTGCACCGACATCGAGACCACACCGGTGGCCGGCGGGTATCGGCGACTGTCACCGACCGGCGGTGTGCTGACACACGCCAACCACTTCCTGACCGCCGAGCTCACCGAGCGGGACGTCTACCTCGCGCGCAAGAAGCACACCGTCGACCGCCTACGGGCGATCGACGGCCAACTGCGCGGCCGGCGCGAACACACGATCGAAACGCTCAAAGCCGCACTCGCGGACCACACATACGAGCCGAATAGCGTATGCCAGCACCCCAACGCGAACATGCCGGAGGCCGAGCGGACCTGTACAGTCGCGGGCATCATAATCGATGTCGAAGAGGCGGCCCTGCACGTGGCACCGGGCAATCCGTGCACGACGCCGTGGTCGAATTACCATATTGGAATGTAA
- a CDS encoding acetylxylan esterase, whose amino-acid sequence MHIDLPLAELRTFHYDEPEPADFDDFWRRTLAEQEAHPLDPVITKVESELSTVDVYDIEFGGYDGARVKGWLIRPAGASGPLPAVVEYIGYGGGRGLPIESLAYASAGFAHFVMDTRGQGSTWRTGETPDPVETPPAQPGHLTRGILDPERYYYRRLYIDAYRFVDVAKGVEGVDRDRVVATGRSQGGALSVAVGGLRDDLAWLAPQVTFLSAFRRALRVTEQGPLGELKRWLAIHRTKAAQAFDTLGYFDAVYFARRGRAPASFCVGLADLIAPPSSVFAGHNDYAGEKRMTVWEFNGHEGGGPEDQLRVIREVRAL is encoded by the coding sequence ATGCACATCGACCTGCCCCTCGCTGAGCTGCGTACGTTCCATTACGACGAGCCCGAGCCGGCCGACTTCGACGACTTCTGGCGCCGCACGCTGGCCGAGCAGGAGGCGCACCCGCTGGACCCGGTGATCACTAAGGTCGAGTCCGAGCTCAGCACCGTCGACGTGTACGACATCGAGTTCGGTGGCTACGACGGGGCGCGGGTCAAGGGTTGGCTGATCCGGCCGGCCGGTGCCAGCGGGCCGTTGCCGGCGGTCGTGGAGTACATCGGCTACGGCGGCGGCCGCGGGCTGCCGATCGAGTCCCTGGCGTACGCGTCGGCCGGCTTCGCCCACTTCGTCATGGACACCCGTGGCCAGGGCAGCACGTGGCGGACCGGGGAGACGCCGGACCCGGTGGAGACTCCGCCGGCGCAGCCCGGCCACCTGACGCGGGGCATCCTCGACCCGGAGCGGTACTACTACCGGCGGCTGTACATCGACGCGTACAGGTTCGTCGACGTCGCCAAGGGCGTGGAAGGGGTCGACCGCGACCGGGTCGTCGCTACCGGGCGAAGCCAGGGCGGCGCGCTGTCGGTCGCGGTCGGCGGCCTCCGCGACGACCTCGCCTGGCTCGCGCCTCAGGTCACGTTCCTGTCCGCGTTCCGACGGGCGCTGCGGGTCACCGAGCAGGGGCCGCTCGGCGAGCTGAAGCGCTGGCTCGCCATCCACCGCACCAAGGCGGCACAGGCGTTCGACACGCTGGGCTACTTCGACGCGGTGTACTTCGCCCGGCGCGGGCGCGCTCCGGCCTCGTTCTGCGTCGGGCTCGCCGACCTCATCGCGCCGCCGTCCAGCGTGTTCGCCGGACACAACGACTACGCCGGCGAGAAGCGGATGACGGTGTGGGAGTTCAACGGTCACGAGGGCGGCGGCCCCGAGGACCAGCTGCGCGTCATCCGCGAGGTGCGCGCGCTATGA
- a CDS encoding zinc-dependent alcohol dehydrogenase produces MRTARLYGAGDLRVEQVPDPTPKAGEAVVRIHASGVCPSDIRSYTGVKATKAPWTPGHEIAGVIEALGDDAPAPWAVGDRVAVDWRGVCGTCRQCQRGAANFCENVVSYPIAGFADFTAMPLRQLRRLPDEVSFEAASFGEPLACVLNAHRAIPVELGADVLVVGAGPIGLLHTQVAASRGARVIVLDRLAARLEVARACGAHDVVVAGDEDGGAAEVRALTDGYGPDAVIVTVGIPEVIQTALAMAGKNATVNLFAGTHPKGSIAVNPDIPHYDQVSINGSHDFIPHDFSTALRLLRFGLVDVAPLISHRFDLADITKAFETTRTQTGLKSIIVA; encoded by the coding sequence GTGAGAACGGCGCGGTTGTACGGAGCGGGTGACCTGCGGGTCGAGCAGGTACCCGATCCCACCCCCAAAGCCGGCGAGGCCGTGGTGCGGATCCACGCGTCCGGCGTCTGCCCGAGCGACATCCGCAGCTACACCGGCGTGAAGGCCACGAAGGCGCCGTGGACGCCGGGCCACGAGATCGCCGGCGTCATCGAGGCGCTCGGCGACGACGCACCCGCGCCGTGGGCGGTCGGCGACCGGGTCGCGGTCGACTGGCGCGGGGTGTGCGGCACCTGCCGGCAGTGCCAGCGCGGCGCCGCCAACTTCTGCGAGAACGTGGTCTCCTACCCGATCGCCGGCTTCGCCGACTTCACCGCGATGCCGCTGCGGCAGCTGCGCCGGCTGCCGGACGAGGTCTCGTTCGAGGCGGCGAGCTTCGGCGAGCCGCTCGCCTGCGTGCTCAACGCCCACCGCGCCATCCCGGTCGAGCTCGGCGCCGACGTGCTGGTGGTCGGCGCCGGCCCGATCGGGCTGCTGCACACCCAGGTCGCGGCCAGCCGGGGCGCGCGGGTGATCGTGCTGGACCGGCTCGCCGCGCGGCTGGAGGTCGCGCGTGCGTGCGGCGCGCACGACGTCGTGGTGGCCGGCGACGAGGACGGTGGCGCCGCCGAGGTCCGCGCGCTCACCGATGGCTACGGGCCGGACGCGGTCATCGTGACGGTCGGCATCCCCGAGGTGATCCAGACGGCGCTGGCCATGGCGGGCAAGAACGCGACGGTCAACCTGTTCGCCGGCACCCATCCCAAGGGCAGCATCGCGGTGAACCCCGACATCCCGCACTACGACCAGGTGTCGATCAACGGGAGCCACGACTTCATACCGCACGACTTCAGCACCGCGCTGCGGCTGCTGCGCTTCGGCCTGGTCGACGTCGCACCGCTCATCAGCCACCGGTTCGACCTCGCCGACATCACCAAGGCGTTCGAGACGACCCGGACACAGACCGGCCTCAAGTCGATCATCGTCGCCTGA
- a CDS encoding SDR family NAD(P)-dependent oxidoreductase, translated as MPTALVAGGATGIGRAVARRLLGAGWHVHVSDIADGTAREALGDQPAERYSVSRVDLSAAAGAADAVSAALELTGELTAVVVCVGLLVERELADFTVEEWDRTMALNLRAPFLITQSAAPHLIASGAGRVVLTGSTAAFRGGGGSFAYAASKGGLVALVRSLAVALGPSGVSVNCVCPGWIDTPFNDPYWERVGIERAQAERDLVARIPRGALGQPDDVAGLMAFLASRDAGYITGQSFVVDGGLLAS; from the coding sequence ATGCCGACAGCCCTGGTGGCGGGCGGAGCAACGGGCATCGGTCGCGCGGTCGCGCGCCGGCTGCTGGGCGCCGGGTGGCACGTCCACGTCAGCGACATCGCCGACGGCACGGCGCGGGAAGCGCTGGGCGACCAGCCCGCCGAGCGGTACTCGGTCTCGCGCGTCGACCTCTCCGCCGCGGCCGGCGCCGCCGACGCGGTGTCCGCCGCGCTGGAGCTGACCGGTGAGCTGACCGCCGTCGTGGTCTGCGTGGGCCTGCTGGTCGAGCGCGAGCTCGCCGACTTCACGGTCGAGGAGTGGGACCGCACCATGGCGCTCAACCTGCGCGCGCCCTTCCTGATCACTCAGTCAGCCGCCCCGCACCTGATCGCGTCGGGTGCCGGGCGAGTGGTGCTGACCGGTTCCACGGCGGCGTTCCGCGGCGGGGGCGGGTCGTTCGCCTACGCGGCGTCGAAGGGCGGGCTCGTCGCGCTGGTGCGCTCGCTCGCGGTGGCGCTCGGTCCGTCCGGCGTATCGGTCAACTGCGTGTGCCCCGGCTGGATCGACACGCCGTTCAACGACCCGTACTGGGAGCGGGTCGGCATCGAGCGCGCACAGGCCGAGCGAGACCTCGTCGCACGGATCCCGCGCGGCGCGCTCGGGCAGCCGGACGACGTCGCCGGCCTGATGGCGTTTCTCGCGTCGCGGGACGCGGGCTACATCACCGGGCAGTCCTTCGTCGTCGACGGCGGGCTGCTGGCCTCGTGA
- a CDS encoding class I fructose-bisphosphate aldolase: MTLTDHTLAWPRRRMHHVFAPDGRAVVAALDAGLKYGVKPGLGDARAAVRRIVDGGIDAVLAGIGFARATAGELGGRGLILALDSEIPSAGYGVEQAVRYGADALELKVFPGNPERTVLGELRELAAEADRWGMPLMAEPIPVSFAATEAHTVANVADGARIAAEAGADFVKAQFVGTVEEFAGVVGTCPVPLLALGGPVKPTPRDALQLAHDAIAAGAHGVVYGRNIVEAERPDLMVEALVEIVHGGASVDAAAKHLNAPL, translated from the coding sequence ATGACATTGACCGATCACACGCTGGCGTGGCCTCGGCGCCGGATGCACCACGTCTTCGCACCCGACGGCCGGGCCGTGGTCGCGGCGCTGGACGCCGGCCTCAAGTACGGCGTCAAGCCCGGCCTGGGCGACGCCCGGGCGGCGGTGCGCCGGATCGTCGACGGCGGCATCGACGCCGTGCTGGCCGGCATCGGATTCGCCCGCGCGACCGCCGGCGAGCTCGGTGGGCGCGGTCTGATCCTCGCCCTCGACAGCGAGATCCCGTCCGCCGGCTACGGCGTCGAGCAAGCGGTGCGGTACGGCGCCGACGCGCTGGAGCTGAAGGTCTTCCCGGGCAACCCGGAGCGGACCGTGCTCGGCGAGCTGCGCGAGCTGGCCGCCGAGGCCGACCGGTGGGGGATGCCGCTGATGGCCGAGCCGATCCCGGTCAGCTTCGCCGCTACCGAGGCGCACACCGTCGCCAACGTCGCCGACGGCGCGCGGATCGCGGCCGAGGCCGGCGCCGACTTCGTCAAGGCGCAGTTCGTCGGGACGGTCGAGGAGTTCGCCGGCGTGGTGGGCACCTGCCCGGTACCGCTGCTCGCGCTCGGCGGCCCGGTCAAGCCCACGCCGCGCGACGCGCTGCAGCTGGCGCACGACGCGATCGCGGCCGGCGCGCACGGCGTCGTCTACGGCCGCAACATCGTCGAGGCCGAGCGGCCGGACCTGATGGTCGAGGCGCTCGTGGAGATCGTGCACGGGGGTGCCTCGGTGGACGCGGCGGCGAAACACCTCAACGCGCCACTGTGA
- a CDS encoding phosphotriesterase family protein: protein MKVLRTVLGDVPAESSGLMLSHEHLLYGYPGAELDPRAALDYDAAVDFVAKQVRKGKQDHGYGTIVDMTPPEVGRYPKFMADVAVKTGMNVIAITGFFPERMGIPYYWRRQTVEELTEFFVSDLTEGMVFAWHKTPYRAGAIKIATGQESVTPKPSPLGPNGRHIHEVEDRVIRAAAHAAKQVGCAINTHIDPMDFDVTNPLREQLEILLEEGLDPGKVILGHAFVPPQLGAMKEVLDMGANVQLDHVGIPWRISSAEELDEAMAVALVELLDAGYGDRITMSFDRWFMNPRAGVTEQDPQLLNEKVDLSYMFTSWVPRLKSKGVTDEQLRKIMVDNPRRIFSIEVPDPAPAAA, encoded by the coding sequence ATGAAGGTGCTGCGCACAGTGCTCGGCGACGTCCCGGCCGAGTCGTCCGGGCTGATGCTGTCGCACGAGCACCTGCTCTACGGGTACCCGGGCGCCGAGCTCGACCCCCGCGCGGCCCTGGACTACGACGCGGCGGTGGACTTCGTCGCCAAGCAGGTCCGCAAGGGTAAGCAGGACCACGGCTACGGCACGATCGTGGACATGACGCCGCCGGAGGTCGGGCGGTACCCGAAGTTCATGGCCGACGTCGCCGTGAAGACCGGCATGAACGTCATCGCCATCACCGGCTTCTTCCCTGAGCGGATGGGCATCCCGTACTACTGGCGGCGGCAGACGGTGGAGGAGCTGACCGAGTTCTTCGTCAGCGACCTCACCGAGGGCATGGTCTTCGCCTGGCACAAGACGCCGTACCGGGCCGGCGCGATCAAGATTGCCACGGGGCAGGAGAGCGTCACGCCGAAGCCGAGCCCGCTCGGCCCCAACGGCCGGCACATCCACGAGGTCGAAGACCGGGTGATCCGCGCGGCAGCCCACGCGGCGAAACAGGTCGGCTGTGCCATCAACACGCATATCGACCCAATGGACTTCGACGTGACAAACCCGCTGCGCGAGCAGCTGGAGATCCTCCTTGAGGAGGGGCTGGACCCGGGTAAGGTGATCTTGGGGCACGCGTTCGTCCCGCCGCAGCTCGGCGCGATGAAGGAAGTGCTCGACATGGGCGCCAACGTTCAGCTCGACCACGTCGGCATCCCGTGGCGGATCAGCAGTGCGGAGGAGCTGGACGAGGCGATGGCCGTCGCGCTTGTCGAGCTGCTCGACGCCGGGTACGGCGACCGGATCACCATGTCGTTCGACCGGTGGTTCATGAACCCCCGCGCGGGCGTCACCGAGCAGGATCCGCAGCTGCTCAACGAGAAGGTCGACCTGAGCTACATGTTCACCAGCTGGGTGCCGCGGCTGAAGTCCAAGGGCGTCACGGACGAGCAGCTCCGGAAGATCATGGTCGACAACCCGCGCCGGATCTTCTCCATCGAGGTACCCGACCCCGCGCCCGCCGCCGCATAG
- a CDS encoding zinc-dependent alcohol dehydrogenase — translation MVAAVFHGGSDVRLTRVPVPAVAADEVLVEVAAAGICGSDLLAYRGLGPWQHDPAHPDGDGHELSGRVAAVGERVTGFAVGDRVAVEPIHLLSCGTCALCRAGRGYLCAERGMRHGKHVHSKGFAEYDVAPAGQLYPLPDHVGLAEAALLDCYACGVHALHLVSLPPGAPVAVLGSGAIGQTLGQVAQAAGHPVTLLGHRAATLDVALRAGAAGTVWDTSTATGRKDRDAAAGAFPVVFDAAGSVDSLEESLRLVAPGGDVVVVGVHPAAPSFDPFLAYRREATVRWSNSYGACVGGVPDFRRALDLLAAGDVAAGALITHRLPLARLPDGFRTLADRDAGAVKVMITG, via the coding sequence ATGGTGGCCGCCGTTTTCCATGGCGGCAGCGACGTGCGGCTCACCCGGGTACCGGTGCCGGCTGTGGCGGCCGACGAGGTGCTCGTCGAGGTCGCGGCGGCCGGTATCTGCGGCAGCGACCTGCTCGCGTACCGCGGCCTCGGCCCGTGGCAGCACGACCCGGCGCACCCGGACGGCGACGGCCACGAGCTGAGCGGACGGGTCGCCGCGGTGGGGGAGCGGGTCACCGGGTTCGCCGTGGGCGACCGGGTCGCGGTCGAGCCGATCCACCTGCTCAGCTGCGGTACCTGCGCGCTGTGCCGGGCCGGCCGCGGCTACCTGTGCGCCGAGCGGGGGATGCGGCACGGGAAACACGTGCACAGCAAGGGTTTCGCCGAGTACGACGTGGCACCGGCCGGCCAGCTTTACCCGCTGCCGGACCACGTGGGGCTGGCCGAGGCCGCGCTGCTGGACTGCTACGCGTGCGGCGTGCACGCGCTGCACCTGGTGAGCCTGCCGCCGGGCGCGCCCGTGGCGGTGCTCGGCAGCGGGGCGATCGGGCAGACGCTGGGCCAGGTCGCCCAGGCGGCCGGGCATCCGGTGACCCTGCTCGGCCACCGCGCCGCGACGCTCGACGTGGCCCTGCGCGCGGGCGCCGCCGGTACCGTCTGGGACACCTCGACCGCCACCGGCCGCAAGGATCGCGACGCGGCCGCCGGTGCCTTTCCGGTGGTCTTCGACGCTGCCGGCAGCGTCGACTCGCTCGAAGAGTCGCTACGGCTCGTCGCGCCCGGCGGCGATGTCGTGGTGGTCGGCGTCCACCCGGCGGCGCCGAGCTTCGACCCGTTCCTGGCGTACCGGCGCGAGGCCACCGTCCGCTGGTCGAACAGCTACGGCGCCTGCGTGGGCGGCGTGCCCGACTTCCGGCGCGCGCTCGACCTGCTCGCCGCGGGCGACGTCGCCGCGGGCGCGCTGATCACCCATCGCCTTCCGCTGGCCCGGCTGCCCGACGGCTTCCGTACGCTCGCCGACCGCGACGCCGGGGCGGTCAAGGTGATGATCACGGGATGA
- a CDS encoding type 1 glutamine amidotransferase domain-containing protein, with product MDVSQARVAVLCENQYQELELWYPVLRLREAGATVVIVGPVRGEVYASKLGYPAVAEVAIDEVTPDHFDAVVVPGGFSPEYLRRNKAMVDFIKASVAEDKPVAAICHAGWLLATADVVKGRRATSVATIRDDVRHAGAIWLDEPVVRDGKLLTAQLPNDLPAFLAGVLDFIDEAEQVERPPLPEHETSSAVYDRVAVLKNRAAGPGSANYRAYAELA from the coding sequence GTGGACGTTTCGCAGGCCCGCGTGGCCGTCCTGTGTGAAAACCAGTACCAGGAGCTGGAGCTGTGGTATCCGGTGCTCCGGCTGCGTGAGGCCGGCGCGACCGTCGTGATCGTCGGGCCGGTGCGCGGCGAGGTGTACGCCAGCAAGCTCGGCTACCCCGCGGTCGCGGAGGTGGCGATCGACGAGGTCACGCCGGACCACTTCGACGCCGTCGTGGTGCCGGGCGGGTTCTCGCCGGAGTACCTGCGGCGCAACAAGGCGATGGTCGATTTCATCAAGGCGAGCGTGGCCGAGGACAAGCCGGTAGCGGCGATCTGCCACGCCGGCTGGCTACTCGCCACCGCCGACGTCGTCAAGGGTCGCCGGGCCACGTCGGTGGCGACAATCCGCGACGACGTACGGCACGCCGGCGCGATCTGGCTCGACGAGCCCGTCGTGCGCGACGGCAAGCTGCTCACCGCGCAGCTGCCCAACGACCTGCCCGCGTTTCTGGCCGGTGTGCTCGACTTCATCGACGAGGCCGAGCAGGTCGAGCGGCCGCCGCTGCCCGAACACGAGACGAGCTCGGCGGTCTACGACCGCGTCGCCGTGCTGAAGAACCGCGCCGCCGGACCGGGCTCGGCCAACTACCGCGCATACGCCGAGCTCGCCTGA